One part of the Solea solea chromosome 16, fSolSol10.1, whole genome shotgun sequence genome encodes these proteins:
- the brd4 gene encoding bromodomain-containing protein 4 isoform X3 yields the protein MPNPVRMGDGLDAAQMSGGGSSQGQAQSNGNPPPPEYINLDRPKRQTNQLQYLLKVVVKSIWKHQFAWPFHLPVDAVKLNLPDYYTIIKTPMDMGTIKKRLENSYYWNAQECIQDFNTMFTNCYIYNKPGDDIVLMAEALEKVFLQKVTEMPQEETEIVVMTGKGRGRGRREGGLNLKPGALSDPMSMSPQTRGLSNLSAVPQTRGPVQGPPLLPPQPLMQVHVPPTLPSHAPQLGAPYSVGQPDCAPQVPIMTSVPPPAQTSLPPPPSIQSTAPMLQNSISMTKQRKSQKRKADTTTPTANDQLSESSPAESKSGKTLPRRESTRPTKLMKKEAPDSQHHIGMGISLSGPSGGHSPKPQDQLGYCAHLVREMLSKKHAAYAWPFYKPVDVDALGLHDYHDIIKHPMDLSTIKAKLENRQYREPQEFAADVRIMFSNCYKYNPPDHEVVAMARKLQDVFEMRFAKMPDEPESKPLVSAPAPTLHHPAPVKPPPPLAHVASSSDSSSDSSSESESSTDDSEEERAHRLAELQEQLKAVHEQLAALSQPQASKPKRKEKEKKEKKKDRLKKKGSLPGLDEIQDATHVPHFSKKTKTSNNNNKEIVLKKKSSKKEGMKNNHSSNLQPVPSLEDDLGAAGSSTTGEKCKPMTYEEKRQLSLDINKLPGDKLGRVVHIIQSREPSLKNSNPDEIEIDFETLKPSTLRELERYVSLCLRKKKKVPVEKNVESMATSKKTGSSSESSGSSSESEAEETGIIKQQKKKSQSVKDGKKAHPPTQSGPTQPGLHSLPVGLQSNSQMKHHQPQHQPSPAGFMAPPVAALESSQLLESSFDSLPPFGQPLMHLSQHTSNSSSPPHLNAHSAGPVSPETHPFLNQHPVLTSPALHSSMPQQPSRPSHKAAPLHPKPPQQQPAPPPQQQQQQQQQQQQQQQQQQLQQQEQQQHQHLQAQSAPPPPSQHQLPSQILHPPQPLHQRPMSPPTLTPQGLLSSQPPQMLLEDDEEPGSTMPLNQVPLFLQQFQQPRQPQQSMQSLQAQARQQQQQQQQQQQQQQQQQQQQQQQQQQQQQQQQQQQQQQQPGQTSLLQSVHGQLSSQTTLPHPQLPVQLQAQTAPSHQPPPQQIPLHQVRHMQHSQPLQQNYQQGPGLAGQSQGSQHKVSMPANKAQQIIHQQHEQPSPRTTKPDPYNPGHMRDNPSPLMMHSPQLPQFPPVSHQSPPHNMQPKKQRPPGNQGGLKEEKLLPSPVMRGEPFNPAMRPDHHKHPDTKPSQPGHGQQNVKSMDSSRPVIRSSEPTGPPASLQDKDKIKQEAKVPIAPKKVQDVKLKNMGSWASLAQKSTSTPLSAVKSSSDSFEQFRRAAREKEEREKALKAQAEQAEKDRLRREQDKLRGRDEEDVIEPSRRVHEEPRRRLEPHIQAPLQQQQQQQQQQQQQQELPTVVQPPQPPPQPPKPPTPPQPATQNPLDQQRDLARRREQERRRREAMAVNIDMNFQSDLMAIFEENLF from the exons ATGCCCAACCCTGTTAGAATGGGTGACGGCCTGGATGCAGCGCAGATGTCGGGTGGCGGCAGCAGCCAGGGGCAGGCCCAGTCAAATGGCAACCCCCCACCTCCAGAGTACATCAACCTCGACAGGCCAAAGCGCCAGACCAATCAGCTGCAGTACCTGCTCAAGGTCGTGGTGAAGTCCATTTGGAAGCACCAATTTGCCTGGCCCTTTCATCTACCAGTGGACGCAGTCAAACTTAACCTGCCT GACTACTACACGATAATCAAAACTCCTATGGACATGGGAACAATCAAGAAAAGGCTTGAAAACAGTTACTACTGGAATGCCCAAGAATGTATCCAAGACTTCAACACAATGTTTACCAACTGCTATATATACAACAAG CCTGGAGATGACATAGTCTTAATGGCTGAGGCTCTAGAGAAGGTTTTCCTCCAGAAGGTCACAGAAATGCCTCAGGAAGAAACTGAGATTGTTGTCATGACAGGCAAAGGACGTGGACGGGGCCGACGAGAGGGAG GCTTGAACTTGAAACCAGGGGCCCTCAGCGATCCTATGTCCATGTCTCCTCAAACACGGGGCCTGTCAAATCTCTCGGCAGTACCGCAGACAAGAGGACCTGTGCAAGGCCCACCTTTGCTACCTCCCCAGCCTTTGATGCAGGTCCATGTACCCCCAACGTTACCTAGCCATGCGCCGCAGCTTGGAGCTCCCTACTCTGTGGGCCAACCAGACTGTGCTCCTCAAGTTCCCATCATGACTTCTGTGCCTCCCCCTGCTCAgacctcccttcctcctccgcCATCCATCCAGAGCACTGCCCCCATGCTGCAGAACTCTATATCTATGACCAAA CAAAGAAAGAGCCAGAAAAGGAAAGCAGACACTACAACCCCCACAGCAAACGACCAACTCAGTGAATCTTCACCCGCAGAGTCCAAATCTGGGAAGACACTACCCAGACGAGAGAGTACCAGACCTACAAAGCTGATGAAGAAGGAGGCCCCAGACTCTCAGCATCACATAGGCATGGGTATCAGTCTGAGTGGACCAAGTGGAGGTCATAGCCCCAAACCTCAAGATCAGCTGGGATATTGTGCTCATTTAGTTAGGGAGATGCTGTCAAAGAAACATGCTGCTTACGCTTGGCCTTTCTATAAACCTGTTGATGTTGATGCACTTGGACTACACGATTATCATGATATCATCAAACATCCCATGGACCTCAGCACCATCAAG GCCAAGTTGGAGAACAGGCAATACCGGGAACCCCAGGAGTTTGCTGCTGATGTACGAATAATGTTTTCCAACTGCTACAAGTATAACCCACCAGACCATGAGGTGGTAGCTATGGCACGCAAACTACAG GATGTCTTTGAGATGCGCTTTGCTAAGATGCCAGATGAACCCGAGAGCAAGCCTCTGGTTTCTGCCCCAGCTCCTACACTTCACCATCCTGCTCCTGTTAAGCCCCCGCCTCCTTTGGCCCACGTCGCCTCGTCCTCAGACAGTTCGAGTGACTCGTCTTCCGAGTCTGAGTCTTCCACAGATGACTCTGAAGAGGAGAGAGCCCATAGGTTGGCAGAACTCCAGGAACAG TTAAAGGCTGTTCATGAGCAGCTGGCTGCCCTGTCTCAACCACAAGCCAGCAAAccaaagaggaaagagaaggaaaagaaagagaagaaaaaagatagGCTTAAGAAGAAAGGAAGCTTGCCTGGCCTCGATGAAATCCAGGATGCAACACATGTTCCACATTTCTCTAAGAAAACCAAGACcagtaacaataacaacaaagagATTGTTCTCAAGAAGAAATCCAG TAAAAAGGAGGGGATGAAAAACAATCATTCCTCCAACCTGCAGCCAGTTCCCAGCCTGGAAGATGACCTGGGGGCTGCTGGGTCCTCAACTACAGGGGAAAAGTGCAAGCCCATGACGTATGAGGAGAAAAGGCAGTTGAGCTTGGACATTAATAAGCTTCCTGGTGACAAGCTTGGCCGCGTAGTACATATTATACAGTCCAGGGAGCCCTCGCTCAAAAACTCAAACCCTGATGAGATTGAGATTGACTTTGAGACGTTAAAGCCCTCCACTCTTCGTGAGCTGGAGAGATATGTGTCCTTATGTCTCCGCAAAAAGAAGAAGGTTCCAG TTGAGAAGAATGTGGAGTCCATGGCTACCTCCAAAAAGACTGGATCTTCTTCAGAGAGCAGTGGTTCCAGCTCCGAGAGTGAAGCTGAGGAAACTG gaattataaaacaacagaaaaagaagagcCAGTCTGTGAAGGATGGGAAGAAGGCGCATCCTCCCACTCAGAGTGGCCCTACTCAACCTGGGCTTCATTCCCTACCTGTAGGCCTTCAGTCTAACAGTCAGATGAAGCACCATCAGCCACAGCATCAGCCATCTCCTGCAGGCTTCATGGCTCCCCCTGTTGCTGCTCTGGAATCTTCTCAGTTACTGGAGAGTAGCTTTGACTCTCTGCCGCCTTTCGGCCAGCCCCTCATGCATCTCTCACAACACACAAGCAACTCCTCCTCACCACCACACCTCAACGCTCATTCTGCTGGGCCTGTGTCACCTGAGACCCATCCCTTCCTCAACCAGCACCCTGTCCTCACATCTCCAG CCTTGCACAGTTCCATGCCTCAGCAGCCATCTCGACCCAGTCACAAGGCAGCACCTCTTCATCCCAAACCACCTCAGCAGCAACCagcacctcctcctcagcagcagcagcagcagcagcagcagcagcagcagcaacagcagcagcagcagctacaacaacaagaacaacagcaacatcaacaTCTTCAGGCCCAgtcagcaccaccaccaccatcccaGCACCAGCTGCCCTCTCAGATCCTTCACCCGCCCCAGCCTCTGCACCAACGGCCCATGTCCCCTCCAACGCTCACGCCCCAGGGCTTGCTATCTTCCCAACCACCGCAGATGCTGCTGGAGGATGATGAAGAACCAGGATCCACAATGCCTTTGAACCAAGTACCATTGTTCCTACAGCAGTTCCAGCAACCCCGTCAACCTCAGCAGTCCATGCAGTCGCTCCAGGCGCAGgctcgtcagcagcagcagcagcagcagcagcagcagcagcagcaacaacagcaacagcaacagcaacagcagcagcagcagcagcaacagcaacagcagcagcaacaacaacaacaacaacaaccaggacAGACTTCTCTCCTTCAGTCTGTCCATGGACAACTCTCGTCTCAGACTACGCTGCCTCATCCCCAGCTCCCTGTTCAGTTGCAAGCTCAGACAGCCCCATCACATCAGCCCCCGCCCCAACAAATCCCTCTGCACCAGGTCCGACACATGCAGCACAGTCAGCCACTGCAACAGAACTACCAGCAGGGTCCTGGACTAGCTGGTCAGTCCCAGGGATCCCAACACAAAGTATCCATGCCTGCCAACAAAGCACAGCAGATCATCCATCAGCAGCACGAACAGCCCTCCCCTCGCACAACCAAGCCGGATCCTTACAACCCAG GTCACATGAGGGACAACCCATCCCCTCTCATGATGCATTCCCCACAACTTCCCCAGTTCCCCCCTGTGTCCCACCAGTCTCCACCCCACAACATGCAGCCGAAAAAG CAGAGACCCCCTGGGAACCAAGGTGGattaaaggaagaaaaacttCTCCCGTCGCCAGTGATGAGAGGAGAGCCTTTTAATCCTGCAATGAGACCAGACCATCACAAACACCCGGATACTAAGCCGTCTCAACCAGGCCACGGCCAACAGA ATGTGAAGTCCATGGACAGTTCTCGCCCTGTCATCCGTTCCTCTGAGCCCACTGGGCCGCCTGCCTCTCTGCAAGACAAGGATAAGATCAAGCAGGAGGCTAAGGTGCCCATCGCCCCTAAAAAAGTACAG GATGTGAAATTGAAGAATATGGGTTCATGGGCCAGCCTGGCACAGAAGTCCACATCTACGCCTTTATCTGCAGTGAAATCATCAAGTGACAGTTTTGAGCAGTTTCGTCGTGCTGCTCgggaaaaagaggagagagagaaagctctGAAGGCCCAAGCTGAGCAGGCAGAAAAAGACCGGTTACGCAGGGAGCAGGACAAACTACG AGGTCGGGATGAGGAGGATGTCATAGAGCCAAGCAGAAGGGTGCATGAGGAGCCTCGCCGGCGTCTGGAACCGCACATCCAAGCCCCtttgcaacaacaacagcagcagcaacagcagcagcagcagcagcaggaactaCCAACTGTTGTTCAGCCTCCTCAGCCACCTCCTCAACCTCCAAAACCTCCCACACCACCTCAGCCCGCAACGCAGAACCCACTTGACCAACAGAGGGACCTAGCACGCCGCCGagaacaggagaggaggaggcgagAAGCG ATGGCAGTGAATATTGACATGAATTTCCAAAGTGACTTAATGGCTATCTTTGAGGAAAACCTGTTTTGA
- the brd4 gene encoding bromodomain-containing protein 4 isoform X2, producing MDYKMHAKSNDLLDFQKLDALLEKIAHSVSVKRESKEECDGISSALSVESVSGPRLSWCPANTTTPAPAPAPAPAPGPEPMPNPVRMGDGLDAAQMSGGGSSQGQAQSNGNPPPPEYINLDRPKRQTNQLQYLLKVVVKSIWKHQFAWPFHLPVDAVKLNLPDYYTIIKTPMDMGTIKKRLENSYYWNAQECIQDFNTMFTNCYIYNKPGDDIVLMAEALEKVFLQKVTEMPQEETEIVVMTGKGRGRGRREGGLNLKPGALSDPMSMSPQTRGLSNLSAVPQTRGPVQGPPLLPPQPLMQVHVPPTLPSHAPQLGAPYSVGQPDCAPQVPIMTSVPPPAQTSLPPPPSIQSTAPMLQNSISMTKQRKSQKRKADTTTPTANDQLSESSPAESKSGKTLPRRESTRPTKLMKKEAPDSQHHIGMGISLSGPSGGHSPKPQDQLGYCAHLVREMLSKKHAAYAWPFYKPVDVDALGLHDYHDIIKHPMDLSTIKAKLENRQYREPQEFAADVRIMFSNCYKYNPPDHEVVAMARKLQDVFEMRFAKMPDEPESKPLVSAPAPTLHHPAPVKPPPPLAHVASSSDSSSDSSSESESSTDDSEEERAHRLAELQEQLKAVHEQLAALSQPQASKPKRKEKEKKEKKKDRLKKKGSLPGLDEIQDATHVPHFSKKTKTSNNNNKEIVLKKKSSKKEGMKNNHSSNLQPVPSLEDDLGAAGSSTTGEKCKPMTYEEKRQLSLDINKLPGDKLGRVVHIIQSREPSLKNSNPDEIEIDFETLKPSTLRELERYVSLCLRKKKKVPVEKNVESMATSKKTGSSSESSGSSSESEAEETGIIKQQKKKSQSVKDGKKAHPPTQSGPTQPGLHSLPVGLQSNSQMKHHQPQHQPSPAGFMAPPVAALESSQLLESSFDSLPPFGQPLMHLSQHTSNSSSPPHLNAHSAGPVSPETHPFLNQHPVLTSPALHSSMPQQPSRPSHKAAPLHPKPPQQQPAPPPQQQQQQQQQQQQQQQQQQLQQQEQQQHQHLQAQSAPPPPSQHQLPSQILHPPQPLHQRPMSPPTLTPQGLLSSQPPQMLLEDDEEPGSTMPLNQVPLFLQQFQQPRQPQQSMQSLQAQARQQQQQQQQQQQQQQQQQQQQQQQQQQQQQQQQQQQQQQQPGQTSLLQSVHGQLSSQTTLPHPQLPVQLQAQTAPSHQPPPQQIPLHQVRHMQHSQPLQQNYQQGPGLAGQSQGSQHKVSMPANKAQQIIHQQHEQPSPRTTKPDPYNPGHMRDNPSPLMMHSPQLPQFPPVSHQSPPHNMQPKKRPPGNQGGLKEEKLLPSPVMRGEPFNPAMRPDHHKHPDTKPSQPGHGQQNVKSMDSSRPVIRSSEPTGPPASLQDKDKIKQEAKVPIAPKKVQDVKLKNMGSWASLAQKSTSTPLSAVKSSSDSFEQFRRAAREKEEREKALKAQAEQAEKDRLRREQDKLRGRDEEDVIEPSRRVHEEPRRRLEPHIQAPLQQQQQQQQQQQQQQELPTVVQPPQPPPQPPKPPTPPQPATQNPLDQQRDLARRREQERRRREAMAVNIDMNFQSDLMAIFEENLF from the exons AGAGTCCAAAGAGGAGTGCGATGGGATCAGCAGTGCTCTGTCAGTGGAGTCTGTGTCGGGGCCAAGACTGAGCTGGTGTCCTGCCAACACCACTACTCCTGCccctgctccagctccagctcccgCTCCGGGGCCCGAGCCCATGCCCAACCCTGTTAGAATGGGTGACGGCCTGGATGCAGCGCAGATGTCGGGTGGCGGCAGCAGCCAGGGGCAGGCCCAGTCAAATGGCAACCCCCCACCTCCAGAGTACATCAACCTCGACAGGCCAAAGCGCCAGACCAATCAGCTGCAGTACCTGCTCAAGGTCGTGGTGAAGTCCATTTGGAAGCACCAATTTGCCTGGCCCTTTCATCTACCAGTGGACGCAGTCAAACTTAACCTGCCT GACTACTACACGATAATCAAAACTCCTATGGACATGGGAACAATCAAGAAAAGGCTTGAAAACAGTTACTACTGGAATGCCCAAGAATGTATCCAAGACTTCAACACAATGTTTACCAACTGCTATATATACAACAAG CCTGGAGATGACATAGTCTTAATGGCTGAGGCTCTAGAGAAGGTTTTCCTCCAGAAGGTCACAGAAATGCCTCAGGAAGAAACTGAGATTGTTGTCATGACAGGCAAAGGACGTGGACGGGGCCGACGAGAGGGAG GCTTGAACTTGAAACCAGGGGCCCTCAGCGATCCTATGTCCATGTCTCCTCAAACACGGGGCCTGTCAAATCTCTCGGCAGTACCGCAGACAAGAGGACCTGTGCAAGGCCCACCTTTGCTACCTCCCCAGCCTTTGATGCAGGTCCATGTACCCCCAACGTTACCTAGCCATGCGCCGCAGCTTGGAGCTCCCTACTCTGTGGGCCAACCAGACTGTGCTCCTCAAGTTCCCATCATGACTTCTGTGCCTCCCCCTGCTCAgacctcccttcctcctccgcCATCCATCCAGAGCACTGCCCCCATGCTGCAGAACTCTATATCTATGACCAAA CAAAGAAAGAGCCAGAAAAGGAAAGCAGACACTACAACCCCCACAGCAAACGACCAACTCAGTGAATCTTCACCCGCAGAGTCCAAATCTGGGAAGACACTACCCAGACGAGAGAGTACCAGACCTACAAAGCTGATGAAGAAGGAGGCCCCAGACTCTCAGCATCACATAGGCATGGGTATCAGTCTGAGTGGACCAAGTGGAGGTCATAGCCCCAAACCTCAAGATCAGCTGGGATATTGTGCTCATTTAGTTAGGGAGATGCTGTCAAAGAAACATGCTGCTTACGCTTGGCCTTTCTATAAACCTGTTGATGTTGATGCACTTGGACTACACGATTATCATGATATCATCAAACATCCCATGGACCTCAGCACCATCAAG GCCAAGTTGGAGAACAGGCAATACCGGGAACCCCAGGAGTTTGCTGCTGATGTACGAATAATGTTTTCCAACTGCTACAAGTATAACCCACCAGACCATGAGGTGGTAGCTATGGCACGCAAACTACAG GATGTCTTTGAGATGCGCTTTGCTAAGATGCCAGATGAACCCGAGAGCAAGCCTCTGGTTTCTGCCCCAGCTCCTACACTTCACCATCCTGCTCCTGTTAAGCCCCCGCCTCCTTTGGCCCACGTCGCCTCGTCCTCAGACAGTTCGAGTGACTCGTCTTCCGAGTCTGAGTCTTCCACAGATGACTCTGAAGAGGAGAGAGCCCATAGGTTGGCAGAACTCCAGGAACAG TTAAAGGCTGTTCATGAGCAGCTGGCTGCCCTGTCTCAACCACAAGCCAGCAAAccaaagaggaaagagaaggaaaagaaagagaagaaaaaagatagGCTTAAGAAGAAAGGAAGCTTGCCTGGCCTCGATGAAATCCAGGATGCAACACATGTTCCACATTTCTCTAAGAAAACCAAGACcagtaacaataacaacaaagagATTGTTCTCAAGAAGAAATCCAG TAAAAAGGAGGGGATGAAAAACAATCATTCCTCCAACCTGCAGCCAGTTCCCAGCCTGGAAGATGACCTGGGGGCTGCTGGGTCCTCAACTACAGGGGAAAAGTGCAAGCCCATGACGTATGAGGAGAAAAGGCAGTTGAGCTTGGACATTAATAAGCTTCCTGGTGACAAGCTTGGCCGCGTAGTACATATTATACAGTCCAGGGAGCCCTCGCTCAAAAACTCAAACCCTGATGAGATTGAGATTGACTTTGAGACGTTAAAGCCCTCCACTCTTCGTGAGCTGGAGAGATATGTGTCCTTATGTCTCCGCAAAAAGAAGAAGGTTCCAG TTGAGAAGAATGTGGAGTCCATGGCTACCTCCAAAAAGACTGGATCTTCTTCAGAGAGCAGTGGTTCCAGCTCCGAGAGTGAAGCTGAGGAAACTG gaattataaaacaacagaaaaagaagagcCAGTCTGTGAAGGATGGGAAGAAGGCGCATCCTCCCACTCAGAGTGGCCCTACTCAACCTGGGCTTCATTCCCTACCTGTAGGCCTTCAGTCTAACAGTCAGATGAAGCACCATCAGCCACAGCATCAGCCATCTCCTGCAGGCTTCATGGCTCCCCCTGTTGCTGCTCTGGAATCTTCTCAGTTACTGGAGAGTAGCTTTGACTCTCTGCCGCCTTTCGGCCAGCCCCTCATGCATCTCTCACAACACACAAGCAACTCCTCCTCACCACCACACCTCAACGCTCATTCTGCTGGGCCTGTGTCACCTGAGACCCATCCCTTCCTCAACCAGCACCCTGTCCTCACATCTCCAG CCTTGCACAGTTCCATGCCTCAGCAGCCATCTCGACCCAGTCACAAGGCAGCACCTCTTCATCCCAAACCACCTCAGCAGCAACCagcacctcctcctcagcagcagcagcagcagcagcagcagcagcagcagcaacagcagcagcagcagctacaacaacaagaacaacagcaacatcaacaTCTTCAGGCCCAgtcagcaccaccaccaccatcccaGCACCAGCTGCCCTCTCAGATCCTTCACCCGCCCCAGCCTCTGCACCAACGGCCCATGTCCCCTCCAACGCTCACGCCCCAGGGCTTGCTATCTTCCCAACCACCGCAGATGCTGCTGGAGGATGATGAAGAACCAGGATCCACAATGCCTTTGAACCAAGTACCATTGTTCCTACAGCAGTTCCAGCAACCCCGTCAACCTCAGCAGTCCATGCAGTCGCTCCAGGCGCAGgctcgtcagcagcagcagcagcagcagcagcagcagcagcagcaacaacagcaacagcaacagcaacagcagcagcagcagcagcaacagcaacagcagcagcaacaacaacaacaacaacaaccaggacAGACTTCTCTCCTTCAGTCTGTCCATGGACAACTCTCGTCTCAGACTACGCTGCCTCATCCCCAGCTCCCTGTTCAGTTGCAAGCTCAGACAGCCCCATCACATCAGCCCCCGCCCCAACAAATCCCTCTGCACCAGGTCCGACACATGCAGCACAGTCAGCCACTGCAACAGAACTACCAGCAGGGTCCTGGACTAGCTGGTCAGTCCCAGGGATCCCAACACAAAGTATCCATGCCTGCCAACAAAGCACAGCAGATCATCCATCAGCAGCACGAACAGCCCTCCCCTCGCACAACCAAGCCGGATCCTTACAACCCAG GTCACATGAGGGACAACCCATCCCCTCTCATGATGCATTCCCCACAACTTCCCCAGTTCCCCCCTGTGTCCCACCAGTCTCCACCCCACAACATGCAGCCGAAAAAG AGACCCCCTGGGAACCAAGGTGGattaaaggaagaaaaacttCTCCCGTCGCCAGTGATGAGAGGAGAGCCTTTTAATCCTGCAATGAGACCAGACCATCACAAACACCCGGATACTAAGCCGTCTCAACCAGGCCACGGCCAACAGA ATGTGAAGTCCATGGACAGTTCTCGCCCTGTCATCCGTTCCTCTGAGCCCACTGGGCCGCCTGCCTCTCTGCAAGACAAGGATAAGATCAAGCAGGAGGCTAAGGTGCCCATCGCCCCTAAAAAAGTACAG GATGTGAAATTGAAGAATATGGGTTCATGGGCCAGCCTGGCACAGAAGTCCACATCTACGCCTTTATCTGCAGTGAAATCATCAAGTGACAGTTTTGAGCAGTTTCGTCGTGCTGCTCgggaaaaagaggagagagagaaagctctGAAGGCCCAAGCTGAGCAGGCAGAAAAAGACCGGTTACGCAGGGAGCAGGACAAACTACG AGGTCGGGATGAGGAGGATGTCATAGAGCCAAGCAGAAGGGTGCATGAGGAGCCTCGCCGGCGTCTGGAACCGCACATCCAAGCCCCtttgcaacaacaacagcagcagcaacagcagcagcagcagcagcaggaactaCCAACTGTTGTTCAGCCTCCTCAGCCACCTCCTCAACCTCCAAAACCTCCCACACCACCTCAGCCCGCAACGCAGAACCCACTTGACCAACAGAGGGACCTAGCACGCCGCCGagaacaggagaggaggaggcgagAAGCG ATGGCAGTGAATATTGACATGAATTTCCAAAGTGACTTAATGGCTATCTTTGAGGAAAACCTGTTTTGA